In a genomic window of Magnolia sinica isolate HGM2019 chromosome 16, MsV1, whole genome shotgun sequence:
- the LOC131228976 gene encoding branched-chain amino acid aminotransferase 2, chloroplastic-like isoform X4 codes for MFLRRLCRRDTIKFSEKLLDRYRFPEFGNYHFYTSRAASSSQQIASDIYRSDEDEANVNWEELGFGIVPTDYMYVMKCSKEDRFSEGKLNRFGNIEMSPSAGVLNYGQEGLSPINLFVDDEFHRATPGGTGGVKTISNYAPVLKAQALAKSKGFSDVLYLDSINKRNLEEASSCNVFIVKNDVISTPTIEGTILPGITRKSIIEICPHYGYQIQERPVSVEELMDADEVFCTGTAVVIAPVGSIMYHGKRVEYRSGVETVSQKLYSALTSIQMGLVEDKMGWTVEID; via the exons ATGTTTCTAAGGCGCCTCTGCCGCCGTGATACAATAAAATTTTCGGAGAAGCTTCTTGATAGATATCGATTTCCCGAG TTTGGAAACTACCATTTCTATACATCTCGAGCTGCATCTTCGTCACAACAAATTGCATCAGATATTTACAG GAGTGATGAAGACGAAGCAAATGTCAATTGGGAGGAGCTTGGATTTGGTATTGTGCCTACCGATTACATGTACGTCATGAAATGTTCTAAAGAAGACAGATTTTCAGAAGGGAAACTCAATCGCTTTGGAAACATTGAGATGAGCCCATCTGCCGGAGTATTGAATTATGGACAG GAGGGTTTATCACCCATTAACTTGTTCGTGGATGATGAATTTCATCGAGCCACTCCAGGCGGGACTGGAGGCGTGAAAACTATTAGCAATTATGCACCC GTTTTGAAGGCACAGGCTCTAGCAAAGAGCAAAGGGTTTTCTGATGTTTTATACCTCGATTCAATAAACAAGAGAAATCTTGAGGAGGCCTCTTCATGTAATGTTTTCATCGTGAAG AATGACGTTATATCAACTCCCACTATTGAAGGAACTATTCTACCAGGAATTACCCGAAAAAGCATCATTGAGATTTGTCCTCATTATGGCTACCAG ATTCAGGAGCGTCCTGTATCAGTAGAAGAATTGATGGATGCCGACGAAGTTTTCTGCACAGGAACTGCAGTGGTTATCGCTCCTGTTGGCAGTATAATGTATCATGGTAAAAG GGTTGAATACAGAAGTGGAGTGGAGACAGTGTCCCAGAAATTGTACTCAGCCCTTACAAGTATTCAAATGGGTCTTGTGGAGGACAAGATGGGTTGGACAGTTGAGATCGACTGA
- the LOC131228976 gene encoding branched-chain amino acid aminotransferase 2, chloroplastic-like isoform X1 — protein sequence MFLRRLCRRDTIKFSEKLLDRYRFPEFGNYHFYTSRAASSSQQIASDIYRSDEDEANVNWEELGFGIVPTDYMYVMKCSKEDRFSEGKLNRFGNIEMSPSAGVLNYGQGLFEGLKAYKREDGCLALFRPEENALRMQKGAERMCMPSPSVEQFVDAVKQTVLANKRWVPPPGKGSLYVRPLLIGSGPVLGLAPAPEYTFLIYASPVGTYFKEGLSPINLFVDDEFHRATPGGTGGVKTISNYAPVLKAQALAKSKGFSDVLYLDSINKRNLEEASSCNVFIVKNDVISTPTIEGTILPGITRKSIIEICPHYGYQIQERPVSVEELMDADEVFCTGTAVVIAPVGSIMYHGKRVEYRSGVETVSQKLYSALTSIQMGLVEDKMGWTVEID from the exons ATGTTTCTAAGGCGCCTCTGCCGCCGTGATACAATAAAATTTTCGGAGAAGCTTCTTGATAGATATCGATTTCCCGAG TTTGGAAACTACCATTTCTATACATCTCGAGCTGCATCTTCGTCACAACAAATTGCATCAGATATTTACAG GAGTGATGAAGACGAAGCAAATGTCAATTGGGAGGAGCTTGGATTTGGTATTGTGCCTACCGATTACATGTACGTCATGAAATGTTCTAAAGAAGACAGATTTTCAGAAGGGAAACTCAATCGCTTTGGAAACATTGAGATGAGCCCATCTGCCGGAGTATTGAATTATGGACAG gGACTCTTTGAAGGACTAAAAGCATACAAGAGAGAAGATGGGTGCCTTGCACTCTTCCGCCCAGAAGAAAATGCACTCCGAATGCAGAAGGGAGCTGAGAGAATGTGCATGCCATCACCCTCTGTAGAGCAATTTGTCGATGCCGTGAAGCAAACTGTCTTGGCCAACAAACGCTGG GTGCCTCCTCCTGGAAAAGGGTCGCTGTATGTCAGGCCTCTGCTTATAGGAAGTGGACCTGTTTTGGGCTTGGCTCCAGCACCGGAATACACATTCCTGATATATGCTTCACCTGTTGGCACCTATTTCAAG GAGGGTTTATCACCCATTAACTTGTTCGTGGATGATGAATTTCATCGAGCCACTCCAGGCGGGACTGGAGGCGTGAAAACTATTAGCAATTATGCACCC GTTTTGAAGGCACAGGCTCTAGCAAAGAGCAAAGGGTTTTCTGATGTTTTATACCTCGATTCAATAAACAAGAGAAATCTTGAGGAGGCCTCTTCATGTAATGTTTTCATCGTGAAG AATGACGTTATATCAACTCCCACTATTGAAGGAACTATTCTACCAGGAATTACCCGAAAAAGCATCATTGAGATTTGTCCTCATTATGGCTACCAG ATTCAGGAGCGTCCTGTATCAGTAGAAGAATTGATGGATGCCGACGAAGTTTTCTGCACAGGAACTGCAGTGGTTATCGCTCCTGTTGGCAGTATAATGTATCATGGTAAAAG GGTTGAATACAGAAGTGGAGTGGAGACAGTGTCCCAGAAATTGTACTCAGCCCTTACAAGTATTCAAATGGGTCTTGTGGAGGACAAGATGGGTTGGACAGTTGAGATCGACTGA
- the LOC131228976 gene encoding branched-chain amino acid aminotransferase 2, chloroplastic-like isoform X3: MYVMKCSKEDRFSEGKLNRFGNIEMSPSAGVLNYGQGLFEGLKAYKREDGCLALFRPEENALRMQKGAERMCMPSPSVEQFVDAVKQTVLANKRWVPPPGKGSLYVRPLLIGSGPVLGLAPAPEYTFLIYASPVGTYFKEGLSPINLFVDDEFHRATPGGTGGVKTISNYAPVLKAQALAKSKGFSDVLYLDSINKRNLEEASSCNVFIVKNDVISTPTIEGTILPGITRKSIIEICPHYGYQIQERPVSVEELMDADEVFCTGTAVVIAPVGSIMYHGKRVEYRSGVETVSQKLYSALTSIQMGLVEDKMGWTVEID, translated from the exons ATGTACGTCATGAAATGTTCTAAAGAAGACAGATTTTCAGAAGGGAAACTCAATCGCTTTGGAAACATTGAGATGAGCCCATCTGCCGGAGTATTGAATTATGGACAG gGACTCTTTGAAGGACTAAAAGCATACAAGAGAGAAGATGGGTGCCTTGCACTCTTCCGCCCAGAAGAAAATGCACTCCGAATGCAGAAGGGAGCTGAGAGAATGTGCATGCCATCACCCTCTGTAGAGCAATTTGTCGATGCCGTGAAGCAAACTGTCTTGGCCAACAAACGCTGG GTGCCTCCTCCTGGAAAAGGGTCGCTGTATGTCAGGCCTCTGCTTATAGGAAGTGGACCTGTTTTGGGCTTGGCTCCAGCACCGGAATACACATTCCTGATATATGCTTCACCTGTTGGCACCTATTTCAAG GAGGGTTTATCACCCATTAACTTGTTCGTGGATGATGAATTTCATCGAGCCACTCCAGGCGGGACTGGAGGCGTGAAAACTATTAGCAATTATGCACCC GTTTTGAAGGCACAGGCTCTAGCAAAGAGCAAAGGGTTTTCTGATGTTTTATACCTCGATTCAATAAACAAGAGAAATCTTGAGGAGGCCTCTTCATGTAATGTTTTCATCGTGAAG AATGACGTTATATCAACTCCCACTATTGAAGGAACTATTCTACCAGGAATTACCCGAAAAAGCATCATTGAGATTTGTCCTCATTATGGCTACCAG ATTCAGGAGCGTCCTGTATCAGTAGAAGAATTGATGGATGCCGACGAAGTTTTCTGCACAGGAACTGCAGTGGTTATCGCTCCTGTTGGCAGTATAATGTATCATGGTAAAAG GGTTGAATACAGAAGTGGAGTGGAGACAGTGTCCCAGAAATTGTACTCAGCCCTTACAAGTATTCAAATGGGTCTTGTGGAGGACAAGATGGGTTGGACAGTTGAGATCGACTGA
- the LOC131228976 gene encoding branched-chain amino acid aminotransferase 2, chloroplastic-like isoform X2: MFLRRLCRRDTIKFSEKLLDRYRFPEFGNYHFYTSRAASSSQQIASDIYRSDEDEANVNWEELGFGIVPTDYMYVMKCSKEDRFSEGKLNRFGNIEMSPSAGVLNYGQGLFEGLKAYKREDGCLALFRPEENALRMQKGAERMCMPSPSVEQFVDAVKQTVLANKRWEGLSPINLFVDDEFHRATPGGTGGVKTISNYAPVLKAQALAKSKGFSDVLYLDSINKRNLEEASSCNVFIVKNDVISTPTIEGTILPGITRKSIIEICPHYGYQIQERPVSVEELMDADEVFCTGTAVVIAPVGSIMYHGKRVEYRSGVETVSQKLYSALTSIQMGLVEDKMGWTVEID, encoded by the exons ATGTTTCTAAGGCGCCTCTGCCGCCGTGATACAATAAAATTTTCGGAGAAGCTTCTTGATAGATATCGATTTCCCGAG TTTGGAAACTACCATTTCTATACATCTCGAGCTGCATCTTCGTCACAACAAATTGCATCAGATATTTACAG GAGTGATGAAGACGAAGCAAATGTCAATTGGGAGGAGCTTGGATTTGGTATTGTGCCTACCGATTACATGTACGTCATGAAATGTTCTAAAGAAGACAGATTTTCAGAAGGGAAACTCAATCGCTTTGGAAACATTGAGATGAGCCCATCTGCCGGAGTATTGAATTATGGACAG gGACTCTTTGAAGGACTAAAAGCATACAAGAGAGAAGATGGGTGCCTTGCACTCTTCCGCCCAGAAGAAAATGCACTCCGAATGCAGAAGGGAGCTGAGAGAATGTGCATGCCATCACCCTCTGTAGAGCAATTTGTCGATGCCGTGAAGCAAACTGTCTTGGCCAACAAACGCTGG GAGGGTTTATCACCCATTAACTTGTTCGTGGATGATGAATTTCATCGAGCCACTCCAGGCGGGACTGGAGGCGTGAAAACTATTAGCAATTATGCACCC GTTTTGAAGGCACAGGCTCTAGCAAAGAGCAAAGGGTTTTCTGATGTTTTATACCTCGATTCAATAAACAAGAGAAATCTTGAGGAGGCCTCTTCATGTAATGTTTTCATCGTGAAG AATGACGTTATATCAACTCCCACTATTGAAGGAACTATTCTACCAGGAATTACCCGAAAAAGCATCATTGAGATTTGTCCTCATTATGGCTACCAG ATTCAGGAGCGTCCTGTATCAGTAGAAGAATTGATGGATGCCGACGAAGTTTTCTGCACAGGAACTGCAGTGGTTATCGCTCCTGTTGGCAGTATAATGTATCATGGTAAAAG GGTTGAATACAGAAGTGGAGTGGAGACAGTGTCCCAGAAATTGTACTCAGCCCTTACAAGTATTCAAATGGGTCTTGTGGAGGACAAGATGGGTTGGACAGTTGAGATCGACTGA